The genomic DNA CCGGCCTTCAGGTCGTCCAGCTGCGACTGGATGCGCGCAGCGGTCTGACGCACCTCGGTACCCGCGCCCGAGATGGTCTGGAAATTAACGAGGATGCCGCCGTCGGACATGGTGTCTCCTTGTCGATGGAAGTCGAGCGACCCTCAACGGGCCGCAGATGAAGAGGCTGCGAATTCGACCGAATCCGCCGAGGCTCAGACGCCGATGCCGCCGACCGAGGACCGCTGGTCCGCTTCGGTCTGCTGGTACGCCTTGGTGGTGGCCTCGATGGCCTGCTTGATCTCGTCGAGCACCTTGTTCAGCGCGTTGGCGTCCTCGTTGAACCGGGTCTGCATCTGCTGGTAGGCAGTGGCAGCCTCGCCGCGCCAGCCCGAGCTGATCTCGCTCACCAGGTTGTTCAGCTTGCCGATCTCCTGCTGAACGTCCTGGTTCACCTGACCGATCCGGTTGGCGAACGCGATCATTTCCTCAGCGGTCGTCGTGAACTGACCAGACATTTCCACCGTCCCCCATGAGACTGACTACGTCGGGGTGGCCGTGACTCTGACCACCCGTCCGGACACCACGGATGTGGGTCCGGTAGCACTGTATCCGTCAACCGCCGTACGCCCAACACCGGGTAGCGGGTAGTTACCAGACCATGACACT from Kitasatospora terrestris includes the following:
- a CDS encoding WXG100 family type VII secretion target, with the protein product MSGQFTTTAEEMIAFANRIGQVNQDVQQEIGKLNNLVSEISSGWRGEAATAYQQMQTRFNEDANALNKVLDEIKQAIEATTKAYQQTEADQRSSVGGIGV